The sequence below is a genomic window from Nostoc flagelliforme CCNUN1.
AGAACCTTTATACAATAGGGTTTTGCAACTTGTTGATGAAAATTAAATACGGCATAGACTTTCTAACTGAGCAGCAGTAGGCATTCTGAAAATTTTTACCTATTAACCATCCCTAGCAAGTGTTTGCGCTTAATTTGTCAGTGATGCTTTGCCCATCAAGAACCTCGCTGCCACTCTACTGAGTTTATTTTACTCTGATTCAACTTTATGCCAGAAGTCTATTGACTTCTGGTAAATCTATTGAGAAGCTAATAGTTAGATTTACTAATTAATAGAAGTGCATCAAACTTGTGACAATACTGACGGGAAAAATAAATCGATCGCAACCTCAAGAAGAACCAAAACCGTTGATTTTGGAAACTCAGGGACTCACACGCCGTTTTGGGAAGTTAACCGCAGTTAATAACCTGAGCATATCTGTAGAACAGGGCGAAGTATTTGGACTGCTTGGCCCCAATGGCGCAGGGAAAAGTACAGTTCTTAAGATGTTGACAACCTTACTGCCTATCAGTGCAGGGAAAGCAACCTTAGCTGGCTATGACGTGGCTCGTCAATCTAATCCTGTGAGACGGGCGATCGGCTATGTACCCCAGGCGCTCTCTGCTGATGGTAGCCTCACGGGTTACGAAAATCTCTTAATCTTCGCCAAGCTGTATGGAATACCTGCCAAAGGACGCGATCGCCGCATCTATGAAATTCTAGAATACATGGGTTTGCAAGATGCGGCGAAACGCTTGGTACGAAACTACTCTGGTGGGATGATCCGCAAGCTGGAAATTGGCATATCAGTTCTACATCAACCCCAAATTCTGTTTCTTGATGAGCCGACTGTCGGATTAGATCCCATCGCTCGAACTCAAGTATGGCAGCTTGTATTACAACTCTGTGCTGATTACGGCACAACTATATTTTTAACAACCCACTTTTTAGAAGAAGCGGATAGCTTATGTAACCGAGTGGCGATTATGCAGCAAGGTGAAGTCGTTACCACAGGCACACCAACCGATTTAAAAGCTTCTTTAGATAATCCAAATGCAACTTTGGATGATGTCTTTATTTACTATACAGGCGACCAGTTAACATCAGGAGTCAACTACCGTGACACAGCAAGAACCAGACGTACTGCTCAACGGTTGGGTTAAATCACCACCCACTGTCAGAGTAAATTTGATCTCTGCAATTAAAGAGCTAGTTACGAAAACCCTGGCGATCGCAGAATTGGAAATCCGTAAACTCCGCCACGATCCCACTGATTTAATAGTTCGAGCTGTGCAACCAGCATTATGGCTCCTAATCTTCGGACAAGTTTTCTCGCGGACTCGCGCGATTCCTACAGGGAACTTACCCTATTTAGACTTCATTTCTGCTGGCATCTTGGCTCAGAGTATTTTGTTTGTGGCAATTTTCAGTGGTGGGATGACGCTTATCTGGGAGCGAGATTTAGGGATTGTACATAAATTTTTAGCTAGTCCTACACCCCGTGTAGCGATGGTGTTGGGCAAAGGTCTAGCATGTGGGGTACGGTGCTTATCTCAGGTAATATTCATTTACGGATTGTCATTTTTATTAGGTGTCAAACTAAATCTTCATCCCCTAGCTATTCTCCAAGTACTGCTGCTAGTCATAATGGGGGCGGGAACATTTTGTATTTTTTCATTAATTATTGGCTGTTTGGTGAAAAGCCGAGAAAGGATGACGGGTATTGGACAATTGTTAACCATGCCGTTATTTTTTGCTAGCAATGCCATCTATCCGATCTCGTTGATGCCCAGTTGGTTAAAGTTCATTTCCCATTTAAATCCGTTGACTTATCTGGTTGACGGGTTACGTAGCACCATGCTGTTAAACGGCACTAGCATCTATGGCTTTGGTCTGGATTGTACAATTCTCTTATTCACATTAATAATTTTGGCTATCCTTGGTGGAAAACTTTATCCACGGGTGGCCATGTAACTAGGAGAACAACAAGCCCATGACCTTGGATAAACCTAATCAAGGTGCAACTTCCGAAGAATGTGCCGCTAGAGTAATGGAAACAGTTCCATTAGTGATGCGGTTTATCCGAGCGGATATGCGTGCCCATAGTGCCGCTTTTTTATCTATACCTCAGTTGCGATCGCTAGCATTTATCAACCGGAATCCTGGTGCTTCATTATCTGATTTAGCAGAGCATTTAGGTGTCACCTCTGCCACGGCATCAGCAACCATAGAACGCTTGGTACAACGCGACTTCGTGAAACGGATTGCTCATCCTCAAGAGCGGCGGCGGGTGCTGCTCAATTTAACTGAAGATGGAAAACACCATCTCAAGCAATCCCAAGATCAAACTCGCGCTCATATTAGCGATCTGCTCAAAGGTCTTTCAGAAGACCAAATTTCCAATATTGAAGAAGGCTTAACTCTACTAAAAAATGTCTTCGAAAAAACAGAACTCAAAGCCCCATAACTTTGAGGTTGCACAACACGATCCCTTTGCAGCCTTTAAGTTTCGAGACTATCGGCTATTTACCATTGGACGGCTGGTGCTGTTCGTGGGGTCGCAAATGCAAACTGTAGCGATTGGCTGGGAACTCTATGAGCGGACTAACTCAGCGATCGCTTTAGGTGGTGTAGGACTAGCGCAAGTCCTACCGATGATTATTCTCACCTTAATTGCCGGAGATGTTGCCGATCGCCGCGATCGCAAACTCACCATATTAATGTCGGTAATGTTGCTAGCCCTCTGTTCGCTAGCTTTAGGGGTACTTTCCTATACTCAAGGTGCAATTTTTCTAATTTACGCCTGCTTAGTATTAACAGGTGTAGCAAGGGCATTCCTCAAACCTGCAAGTGATGCTCTGATGTGGCAATTAATACCTGTCAGCGCTTTTACCAATGCAGCCACTTGGAATAGTAGTAGCTTTCAGTTAGCCGCAGTTATCGGCCCAGCCTTCGGAGGATTTGGGATTGCGCTGTTGGGAAGTGCTACAGGAGTTTATGTGTTAGCAGCGATCGCTGCTTTACTGTGTTTTATTTTAACGCTGGCGATCAAAGAGCAAAAAAGTATTCGCTCAACCGAACCAATTTCATTTAAAGCACTTGCAGCTGGTGCTAAATTTGTTTGGCAGAATCAGTTGATTTTAGCAGCGATTACATTGGATATGTTTGCTGTATTGTTGGGTGGTGCGATCGCGCTCCTGCCGATCTTTGCCAAAGATATTTTACATGTGGGGCCAGTAGAATTGGGATATCTACAAGCAGCCCATTCCATCGGTGCTTTGACTATGGCTATCACCCTGGCGTATTTACCACCATTACGCAAAGCAGGCCCAGCCTTCTTGTGGTCAGTGGTTGGCTTTGGGGTTGTAACAATTATCTTTGGACTTTCTCGTTCCTTTTGGCTGTCTATGTTGATGCTGATCCTTGGTGGCGCACTAGATAGTATTAGCGTTGTGATTCGCCATACATTAGTTCAAATCAGAACACCGGATCATTTGCGTGGTCGGGTTGCTGCTATTAATAGCGTGTTTATTAGTGCCTCGAATGAATTGGGAGGCTTTGAGTCAGGCTTAACTGCGGCTTTATTTGGCCCAGTGATTTCCGTTGTGGGTGGTGGAATTGGCACAATTGTAGTAGTGATTGCTACAGCAATGATTTGGCCAGGAATTCGCAAGTTAGGGGCTTTGCAGGAATATAAAGAGAATTCTGTCTGATTTTAATTCCTGCATTTTGTACCTCAGTTACTTGCAAACTGCCGTAAAAAGAAAAATGGTAGTATCAAATGATGAAATAGCTACTACCATTTATTTCATAGATAATATTTATCCCATCCCAGCAAGAAATAACAATCAGAATATGTTATCTCTTGAATCAGGTGGGATTTTTAATTAACGATTGCACATAGCGTAATTAGAAGGTAGAAAAACCTATAATTTTTGGATAATTTCTAACTTCAATTCGCCCTTAAAGTT
It includes:
- a CDS encoding ABC transporter permease, whose amino-acid sequence is MTQQEPDVLLNGWVKSPPTVRVNLISAIKELVTKTLAIAELEIRKLRHDPTDLIVRAVQPALWLLIFGQVFSRTRAIPTGNLPYLDFISAGILAQSILFVAIFSGGMTLIWERDLGIVHKFLASPTPRVAMVLGKGLACGVRCLSQVIFIYGLSFLLGVKLNLHPLAILQVLLLVIMGAGTFCIFSLIIGCLVKSRERMTGIGQLLTMPLFFASNAIYPISLMPSWLKFISHLNPLTYLVDGLRSTMLLNGTSIYGFGLDCTILLFTLIILAILGGKLYPRVAM
- a CDS encoding MFS transporter, whose product is MSSKKQNSKPHNFEVAQHDPFAAFKFRDYRLFTIGRLVLFVGSQMQTVAIGWELYERTNSAIALGGVGLAQVLPMIILTLIAGDVADRRDRKLTILMSVMLLALCSLALGVLSYTQGAIFLIYACLVLTGVARAFLKPASDALMWQLIPVSAFTNAATWNSSSFQLAAVIGPAFGGFGIALLGSATGVYVLAAIAALLCFILTLAIKEQKSIRSTEPISFKALAAGAKFVWQNQLILAAITLDMFAVLLGGAIALLPIFAKDILHVGPVELGYLQAAHSIGALTMAITLAYLPPLRKAGPAFLWSVVGFGVVTIIFGLSRSFWLSMLMLILGGALDSISVVIRHTLVQIRTPDHLRGRVAAINSVFISASNELGGFESGLTAALFGPVISVVGGGIGTIVVVIATAMIWPGIRKLGALQEYKENSV
- a CDS encoding MarR family winged helix-turn-helix transcriptional regulator, coding for MTLDKPNQGATSEECAARVMETVPLVMRFIRADMRAHSAAFLSIPQLRSLAFINRNPGASLSDLAEHLGVTSATASATIERLVQRDFVKRIAHPQERRRVLLNLTEDGKHHLKQSQDQTRAHISDLLKGLSEDQISNIEEGLTLLKNVFEKTELKAP
- a CDS encoding ABC transporter ATP-binding protein, encoding MTILTGKINRSQPQEEPKPLILETQGLTRRFGKLTAVNNLSISVEQGEVFGLLGPNGAGKSTVLKMLTTLLPISAGKATLAGYDVARQSNPVRRAIGYVPQALSADGSLTGYENLLIFAKLYGIPAKGRDRRIYEILEYMGLQDAAKRLVRNYSGGMIRKLEIGISVLHQPQILFLDEPTVGLDPIARTQVWQLVLQLCADYGTTIFLTTHFLEEADSLCNRVAIMQQGEVVTTGTPTDLKASLDNPNATLDDVFIYYTGDQLTSGVNYRDTARTRRTAQRLG